A window from Deltaproteobacteria bacterium encodes these proteins:
- a CDS encoding nodulation protein NfeD — protein MGRHPQGHGRARHRGRVRVTRGVALALPLLAAVVFAAEPVAEEALSRIVIDGTINPAVADFVHEAIARAEADHASALVIQLDTPGGLLPSMKAIVKDILAAPVPVIVYVAPSGAGAGSAGVFITLAAHVAAMAPGTNIGAAHPVGGQGEEIKGVLGEKIENFTASFSEAIAHRRGRNVEWAVKAVRESVSITAEEAAKIHVVDFVAKDLEDVVAQTDGREVDVGGEKRKLKLSTVWSEGHVRVRTYGMRLAQRLLNVLADPNIAYLLMMAGVLGLYVELTHPGVVFPGVVGGICLVLGLTALHVLPVNTSGLALLLLGVALLVAEAFLPTFGLIGAGGIAAFLLGSLFLFDTADTGVAVARSLVFGVGGTLAVLMLTIAVLVVRSQRRPSVVGAEGMVGAVGVARSRLAPAGTVLVRGEYWTADGDEVVDAGEPIEVTAVEGLRLRVRRARSRAVERR, from the coding sequence GCCGAAGAGGCGCTGTCCCGCATCGTCATCGACGGGACGATCAATCCCGCGGTCGCCGACTTCGTGCACGAGGCGATCGCGCGGGCCGAGGCCGACCACGCCTCGGCGCTCGTGATCCAGCTCGACACACCGGGCGGCCTGCTTCCCTCGATGAAGGCCATCGTCAAGGACATTCTCGCTGCGCCCGTCCCGGTGATCGTCTACGTCGCCCCGAGCGGCGCGGGCGCGGGCTCGGCCGGCGTCTTCATCACGCTCGCGGCTCACGTTGCGGCCATGGCGCCCGGCACGAACATCGGTGCCGCGCACCCCGTGGGCGGGCAGGGGGAGGAGATCAAGGGAGTCCTCGGAGAGAAGATCGAGAATTTCACCGCGTCGTTCAGCGAGGCGATTGCGCACCGGCGGGGGCGCAACGTCGAGTGGGCGGTGAAGGCCGTCCGCGAGAGCGTGTCGATCACCGCGGAGGAGGCGGCGAAGATCCATGTCGTCGACTTTGTGGCGAAGGACCTCGAGGACGTCGTGGCGCAGACCGACGGGCGCGAGGTGGACGTCGGCGGGGAGAAGCGGAAGCTCAAGCTCTCGACGGTCTGGAGCGAGGGCCACGTGCGGGTGCGAACCTACGGGATGCGGCTGGCGCAGCGGCTGCTGAACGTCCTCGCCGATCCGAACATCGCCTACCTCCTGATGATGGCCGGGGTCCTCGGCCTCTACGTCGAGCTGACCCACCCGGGCGTCGTGTTCCCCGGGGTGGTGGGCGGCATCTGTCTCGTGCTCGGGCTCACGGCCCTCCACGTCCTGCCGGTCAACACGTCGGGGCTGGCGCTCCTCCTGCTCGGGGTGGCGCTCCTCGTTGCCGAAGCGTTCCTCCCCACCTTCGGGCTCATCGGCGCGGGCGGCATCGCGGCGTTTCTGCTCGGCTCGCTCTTCCTCTTCGACACGGCCGACACGGGCGTCGCCGTGGCGCGCAGCCTCGTCTTCGGCGTCGGCGGAACGCTCGCCGTCCTCATGCTGACGATCGCGGTGCTCGTCGTCCGCTCGCAACGGCGCCCTTCCGTGGTCGGCGCCGAGGGGATGGTCGGTGCGGTCGGCGTCGCGCGCAGTCGCCTGGCGCCCGCGGGCACCGTGCTCGTACGGGGCGAGTACTGGACGGCGGACGGCGACGAGGTCGTCGACGCCGGCGAGCCGATCGAGGTGACGGCCGTCGAGGGGCTCCGGCTCCGGGTGCGCCGCGCCCGGTCCCGAGCCGTCGAAAGGAGGTAG